In Oscillospiraceae bacterium, the genomic window TCGACCTTTGAAAGCATAATACATGTCAAAATCATTAAACCCTAATCCAATCGATACAAAAAGTTCATTAACATTTACATTTTGATATGCCGGATTAAAACCGGTAATCCACCACTGATCTTTTTCTGGATAATAATCAATAATGAAATTATCTTTGTATGTTACGGTCATCCCCATCCACATAGCTAATCTGGGGTCTACGATACGATGACCACTAGAACCGC contains:
- a CDS encoding DUF4474 domain-containing protein, whose amino-acid sequence is MFLTFTNQAQSLNYSSIYLSKNLQKKRGSTIWTWKGDYINLGAGAELGIYRGSSGHRIVDPRLAMWMGMTVTYKDNFIIDYYPEKDQWWITGFNPAYQNVNVNELFVSIGLGFNDFDMYYAFKGRAERDFRWSFYDDLEMAILRF